The Streptomyces sp. NBC_00597 DNA segment GGACGGGTACGAGCAGGATGGCGTTCAGCTTGGTCGGCACGCGCCAGTTGCGGGGTGCGAACCTGCTGGTGCTGCCGTTCTTCGCCGGCGGGTCCACGGGTACGTCGACGGGCGACGTGCCCGCGCGCTGCGGCGGGGTGAAGTTGCCACGCGCGGGTTCATCCGCGGGGCTCGCGTTGCTTCGCCTCACTCGACCAACAACCTCTCGGCGGTGCTACTAGCTAGTTAGTTGAATTCCAGCACGGTTAACGGCCGTGTTCCAAACAGTTGGAACCAGCCATTCCCAGAACCTTATGTCCCGCATAAATCGGACATAAAGAGCGACCTACGGCAAAAAAGGAGCTGGTTGTGAGCGCAGCGGCACCGCCCGACCGCGCCCTGTGTCCGACTGGCTTCAATTCTCTGTCGAAACGTTATGAACCAAGAAGGCGGGCCGTGTCCTATGACACAGCCCGCCCTCTCGTGTTGTGAAGAACCAGTGGTACTTGAGTGGTGGCCCTTGAGCCGCGTCGCCCGGGTCGTGTTACTTGAGTCGGGCCATGAGGGCGTGCTCGACGAGCGTGATGAGCGCGCTCTTGGCGTCCGCGCGGTGGCGGGCGTCGGTGGTGATGATCGGAGCGTCCGGGCCGATCTGCAGGGCCTCGCGGACTTCCTCCGGGGTGTAAGGCTGGTGTCCCTCGAAGCCATTGAGGGCGACGACGAACGGCAGCCCGCTGTTCTCGAAGTAGTCGACCGCCGGGAAGCAGTCGGCGAGCCTGCGGGTGTCGACGAGCACGATCGCGCCGATGGCACCGCGGACGAGGTCGTCCCACATGAACCAGAAGCG contains these protein-coding regions:
- a CDS encoding ATP/GTP-binding protein; translation: MDFASSNGGTARSTTSAKIVVAGGFGVGKTTFVGAVSEINPLRTEAVMTSASAGIDDLTHTGDKTTTTVAMDFGRITLDQDLILYLFGTPGQDRFWFMWDDLVRGAIGAIVLVDTRRLADCFPAVDYFENSGLPFVVALNGFEGHQPYTPEEVREALQIGPDAPIITTDARHRADAKSALITLVEHALMARLK